A stretch of Ipomoea triloba cultivar NCNSP0323 chromosome 11, ASM357664v1 DNA encodes these proteins:
- the LOC115997482 gene encoding probable beta-1,3-galactosyltransferase 2 isoform X1 yields MSKGRHGDIELEMSLKSRGGELASRSAISKKWTLFLCLSSFCAGMFFTNRMWTISELQGTATATGEDEGLKLGSDDCNAEYQPKGVKLSKEIFGEVSKTHHAIQTLDKTISNLEMELAAAKAAQESILGGSPMSEDNKTDSSRRKYFMVIGINTAFSSRQRRDSVRATWMPQGEKRKKLEEEKGIIIRFVIGHGATLGGILDNAIEAEDKMHGDFLRLDHVEGYLELSAKTKTYFSTAVKLWNAEYYIKVDDDVHVNIGTLGEILVRHRKKPRVYIGCMKSGPVLAQRGVRYHEPEYWKFGDSGNKYFRHATGQIYAISKDLATYISVHQHVLHKYANEDVSLGSWFIGLDVHHIDDRRLCCGTPPDCEWKAQAGNICVASFDWTCSGICRSVGRIREVHERCREDEKALWNAVF; encoded by the exons ATGAGCAAGGGAAGACACGGAGACATTGAATTGGAAATGTCTTTGAAGAGCAGGGGAGGAGAGCTGGCTTCAAGAAGTGCAATTTCTAAAAAATGGACACTTTTTCTTTGCTTAAGTAGCTTCTGTGCTGGAATGTTCTTCACCAATAG GATGTGGACCATTTCTGAATTGCAAGGGACTGCAACAGCTACAGGTGAAGATGAAGGTCTGAAGTTAGGTTCAGATGACTGCAATGCAGAATAT CAGCCAAAAGGTGTGAAGTTATCTAAAGAGATTTTTGGAGAAGTTTCTAAAACACATCATGCTATTCA GACACTCGACAAAACAATATCAAATCTGGAAATGGAGTTGGCTGCAGCAAAGGCAGCTCAGGAGTCAATTCTAGGTGGCTCCCCTATGTCAGAGGACAATAAGACTGATTCATccagaagaaaatattttatggttATAGGAATCAATACTGCGTTTAGCAGCAGACAAAGAAGAGATTCAGTTCGTGCTACATGGATGCCACAAG GCGAAAAAAGGAAGAAGTTGGAAGAAGAGAAAGGAATCATCATTCGTTTTGTCATTGGCCATGG TGCAACATTAGGTGGTATACTTGACAATGCCATTGAAGCTGAAGATAAGATGCATGGAGATTTCTTGCGACTG GATCATGTTGAGGGGTATCTTGAGTTGTCCGCTAAGACAAAGACTTACTTCTCCACTGCTGTTAAGCTATGGAATGCAGAGtactacatcaaagttgatgatgatgttcATGTAAATATAG GAACACTAGGAGAAATATTAGTGAGACACCGCAAAAAACCACGTGTGTACATAGGGTGCATGAAATCTGGTCCCGTCCTTGCACAGAG GGGAGTAAGGTACCATGAACCAGAATACTGGAAATTCGGGGATAGTGGAAACAAGTATTTTCGCCATGCCACGGGGCAAATATATGCCATTTCAAAAGACTTGGCCACATATATTTCAGTACACCA GCATGTGCTGCACAAATATGCTAACGAGGATGTTTCACTGGGATCTTGGTTTATTGGGCTTGATGTGCATCACATTGATGACAGAAGATTATGCTGTGGGACTCCTCCTG ATTGTGAATGGAAGGCTCAGGCGGGCAACATTTGTGTTGCTTCATTTGATTGGACCTGCAGCGGGATATGCAGGTCAGTCGGGAGGATAAGAGAGGTCCACGAACGTTGTAGGGAGGACGAGAAAGCTTTGTGGAACGCTGTATTCTGA
- the LOC115997482 gene encoding probable beta-1,3-galactosyltransferase 2 isoform X2, with protein sequence MSKGRHGDIELEMSLKSRGGELASRSAISKKWTLFLCLSSFCAGMFFTNRMWTISELQGTATATGEDEGLKLGSDDCNAEYPKGVKLSKEIFGEVSKTHHAIQTLDKTISNLEMELAAAKAAQESILGGSPMSEDNKTDSSRRKYFMVIGINTAFSSRQRRDSVRATWMPQGEKRKKLEEEKGIIIRFVIGHGATLGGILDNAIEAEDKMHGDFLRLDHVEGYLELSAKTKTYFSTAVKLWNAEYYIKVDDDVHVNIGTLGEILVRHRKKPRVYIGCMKSGPVLAQRGVRYHEPEYWKFGDSGNKYFRHATGQIYAISKDLATYISVHQHVLHKYANEDVSLGSWFIGLDVHHIDDRRLCCGTPPDCEWKAQAGNICVASFDWTCSGICRSVGRIREVHERCREDEKALWNAVF encoded by the exons ATGAGCAAGGGAAGACACGGAGACATTGAATTGGAAATGTCTTTGAAGAGCAGGGGAGGAGAGCTGGCTTCAAGAAGTGCAATTTCTAAAAAATGGACACTTTTTCTTTGCTTAAGTAGCTTCTGTGCTGGAATGTTCTTCACCAATAG GATGTGGACCATTTCTGAATTGCAAGGGACTGCAACAGCTACAGGTGAAGATGAAGGTCTGAAGTTAGGTTCAGATGACTGCAATGCAGAATAT CCAAAAGGTGTGAAGTTATCTAAAGAGATTTTTGGAGAAGTTTCTAAAACACATCATGCTATTCA GACACTCGACAAAACAATATCAAATCTGGAAATGGAGTTGGCTGCAGCAAAGGCAGCTCAGGAGTCAATTCTAGGTGGCTCCCCTATGTCAGAGGACAATAAGACTGATTCATccagaagaaaatattttatggttATAGGAATCAATACTGCGTTTAGCAGCAGACAAAGAAGAGATTCAGTTCGTGCTACATGGATGCCACAAG GCGAAAAAAGGAAGAAGTTGGAAGAAGAGAAAGGAATCATCATTCGTTTTGTCATTGGCCATGG TGCAACATTAGGTGGTATACTTGACAATGCCATTGAAGCTGAAGATAAGATGCATGGAGATTTCTTGCGACTG GATCATGTTGAGGGGTATCTTGAGTTGTCCGCTAAGACAAAGACTTACTTCTCCACTGCTGTTAAGCTATGGAATGCAGAGtactacatcaaagttgatgatgatgttcATGTAAATATAG GAACACTAGGAGAAATATTAGTGAGACACCGCAAAAAACCACGTGTGTACATAGGGTGCATGAAATCTGGTCCCGTCCTTGCACAGAG GGGAGTAAGGTACCATGAACCAGAATACTGGAAATTCGGGGATAGTGGAAACAAGTATTTTCGCCATGCCACGGGGCAAATATATGCCATTTCAAAAGACTTGGCCACATATATTTCAGTACACCA GCATGTGCTGCACAAATATGCTAACGAGGATGTTTCACTGGGATCTTGGTTTATTGGGCTTGATGTGCATCACATTGATGACAGAAGATTATGCTGTGGGACTCCTCCTG ATTGTGAATGGAAGGCTCAGGCGGGCAACATTTGTGTTGCTTCATTTGATTGGACCTGCAGCGGGATATGCAGGTCAGTCGGGAGGATAAGAGAGGTCCACGAACGTTGTAGGGAGGACGAGAAAGCTTTGTGGAACGCTGTATTCTGA
- the LOC115996756 gene encoding arogenate dehydratase/prephenate dehydratase 1, chloroplastic-like isoform X2, translating into MRISYKGIPGTYSEDAALKAYPECETVPCDEFEDAFKAVELWLADKAILPIENTLSGSIHRNYDLLLRHRLNIVGEVQLAVNFCLLANPGVKMEDLKRVISHPQALAQCDIYLSKLGVVQENGDDPAVAAQFVASKRAMDAGVVASPRAAQIYGLNVLAERIQDDSDNVTRFLVLARDPIIPRTDKPFKTSIVFCLDEGPGVLFKALAVFALRGINLTKIESRPQRKQPLRVVDDSNMGTAKYFDYLFYIDFEASMAEPRAQNALGHLQEFATFLRVLGCYAMGRIF; encoded by the exons ATGCGAATATCATATAAG GGGATCCCAGGTACATACAGCGAAGATGCTGCCCTAAAAGCCTACCCTGAATGTGAGACAGTCCCTTGTGATGAGTTTGAAGATGCATTCAAG GCTGTTGAGTTGTGGTTGGCTGACAAAGCAATTCTACCTATTGAGAATACTTTAAGTGGTAGCATCCACAGGAACTATGATTTACTTCTTCGTCATCGGCTGAATATTGTGGGCGAGGTTCAGTTGGCTGTTAACTTCTGCCTTCTAGCAAATCCAGGTGTCAAAATGGAGGACTTAAAACGGGTCATAAGCCACCCACAG GCACTTGCTCAATGTGATATATATCTAAGTAAATTAGGTGTTGTTCAGGAAAATGGTGATGATCCAGCTGTTGCTGCACAG TTTGTGGCATCAAAGCGAGCAATGGATGCAGGGGTTGTTGCAAGTCCTCGAGCAGCACAAATTTATGGACTTAATGTATTAGCTGAAAGGATTCAG GATGACTCTGACAACGTTACTCGTTTTTTGGTACTAGCCCGAGACCCCATAATTCCAAGGACAGATAAACCTTTCAAG ACCAgtattgtattttgtttggatgaAGGACCAGGAGTTCTATTTAAAGCATTGGCCGTATTTGCATTAAGGGGCATCAATTTGACGAAG ATTGAAAGTCGGCCACAGAGAAAGCAGCCACTGAGGGTTGTTGATGACTCTAATATGGGGACTGCCAA GTATTTTGACTACCTATTCTATATTGATTTTGAGGCATCAATGGCAGAACCACGTGCTCAAAATGCTTTGGGGCATCTGCAG gAATTTGCAACTTTCCTGCGAGTTCTTGGTTGTTATGCAATGGGAAGAATTTTCTAG
- the LOC115996756 gene encoding arogenate dehydratase/prephenate dehydratase 1, chloroplastic-like isoform X1: MALNLKSGLSFGCLGVKELGFRPPRGSSSACLAVVRSVDDESTSNSAAELRKIAHQTDSKLAKNLNRDFNSLPRPLSVADFSHSQNNGSKMRISYKGIPGTYSEDAALKAYPECETVPCDEFEDAFKAVELWLADKAILPIENTLSGSIHRNYDLLLRHRLNIVGEVQLAVNFCLLANPGVKMEDLKRVISHPQALAQCDIYLSKLGVVQENGDDPAVAAQFVASKRAMDAGVVASPRAAQIYGLNVLAERIQDDSDNVTRFLVLARDPIIPRTDKPFKTSIVFCLDEGPGVLFKALAVFALRGINLTKIESRPQRKQPLRVVDDSNMGTAKYFDYLFYIDFEASMAEPRAQNALGHLQEFATFLRVLGCYAMGRIF, translated from the exons ATGGCTTTGAATTTGAAGAGTGGATTGAGTTTTGGGTGCCTTGGTGTGAAAGAGTTGGGTTTCCGGCCTCcaagaggttcatcatcagccTGCCTTGCGGTGGTAAGGTCTGTTGACGATGAGAGCACATCAAATTCTGCTGCTGAGCTGCGAAAGATTGCTCATCAGACGGATTCTAAGCTTGCCAAGAACTTGAACAGGGACTTTAACTCTTTGCCAA GGCCATTATCTGTGGCTGATTTTTCTCATTCTCAGAATAATGGTTCAAAGATGCGAATATCATATAAG GGGATCCCAGGTACATACAGCGAAGATGCTGCCCTAAAAGCCTACCCTGAATGTGAGACAGTCCCTTGTGATGAGTTTGAAGATGCATTCAAG GCTGTTGAGTTGTGGTTGGCTGACAAAGCAATTCTACCTATTGAGAATACTTTAAGTGGTAGCATCCACAGGAACTATGATTTACTTCTTCGTCATCGGCTGAATATTGTGGGCGAGGTTCAGTTGGCTGTTAACTTCTGCCTTCTAGCAAATCCAGGTGTCAAAATGGAGGACTTAAAACGGGTCATAAGCCACCCACAG GCACTTGCTCAATGTGATATATATCTAAGTAAATTAGGTGTTGTTCAGGAAAATGGTGATGATCCAGCTGTTGCTGCACAG TTTGTGGCATCAAAGCGAGCAATGGATGCAGGGGTTGTTGCAAGTCCTCGAGCAGCACAAATTTATGGACTTAATGTATTAGCTGAAAGGATTCAG GATGACTCTGACAACGTTACTCGTTTTTTGGTACTAGCCCGAGACCCCATAATTCCAAGGACAGATAAACCTTTCAAG ACCAgtattgtattttgtttggatgaAGGACCAGGAGTTCTATTTAAAGCATTGGCCGTATTTGCATTAAGGGGCATCAATTTGACGAAG ATTGAAAGTCGGCCACAGAGAAAGCAGCCACTGAGGGTTGTTGATGACTCTAATATGGGGACTGCCAA GTATTTTGACTACCTATTCTATATTGATTTTGAGGCATCAATGGCAGAACCACGTGCTCAAAATGCTTTGGGGCATCTGCAG gAATTTGCAACTTTCCTGCGAGTTCTTGGTTGTTATGCAATGGGAAGAATTTTCTAG